From a region of the uncultured Draconibacterium sp. genome:
- a CDS encoding glycine--tRNA ligase, translating into MAQEDIFKKLVAHCKEYGYVFQSSEIYDGLGAVYDYGQMGVELKNNIKKYWWDSMVLLHENVVGLDSAIFMHPTIWKASGHVDAFNDPLIDNKDSKKRYRADVLIEDQLAKYEEKMNKEVAKAAKRFGESFDEQQFRETNPRVLANQEKWNNLHKRFSDALNDNDLAELKQIIEDEGIVCPVSGSRNWTDVRQFNLMFSTEMGSTAEGASKIFLRPETAQGIFVNYLNVQKTGRMKIPFGIAQIGKAFRNEIVARQFIFRMREFEQMEMQFFVRPGTELDWFEKWKTTRMKWHRSLGFGDENYRFHEHEKLAHYANAAVDVEYKFPFGFKEVEGIHSRTDFDLSQHEKYSGKKIRYYDPELGESYVPFVVETSIGVDRMFLQVISASYCEEQMEKDTRVVLKLPPVLAPVKLAVMPLVKKDGLPEKAREIIDELKFDFNCQYDEKDSIGKRYRRQDAIGTPFCVTVDHQSNEDNTVTIRYRDTMEQERVAIADLGKIIGEQVSYKTLFGKQ; encoded by the coding sequence ATGGCACAGGAAGATATTTTCAAGAAATTAGTAGCGCACTGCAAAGAATACGGATATGTATTTCAATCGAGCGAGATTTACGACGGGCTTGGAGCAGTTTACGATTACGGACAAATGGGTGTTGAACTGAAAAACAACATCAAAAAATACTGGTGGGACAGCATGGTGCTGTTGCACGAAAATGTGGTTGGTTTAGACTCAGCCATTTTTATGCACCCAACAATTTGGAAAGCATCGGGCCACGTTGATGCATTTAACGATCCGTTAATCGACAACAAAGACTCGAAAAAACGCTACCGTGCCGACGTACTTATTGAAGACCAGCTGGCGAAATACGAGGAAAAAATGAATAAGGAAGTCGCCAAAGCAGCAAAACGTTTTGGCGAATCTTTTGATGAACAACAATTCCGCGAAACTAATCCTCGTGTTCTGGCCAACCAGGAAAAATGGAATAATCTGCATAAACGTTTTTCAGATGCACTGAACGATAACGATCTGGCAGAGTTAAAACAAATAATTGAAGACGAAGGTATTGTTTGCCCGGTTTCTGGCTCACGCAACTGGACTGATGTTCGCCAATTTAATCTGATGTTTTCTACCGAAATGGGATCGACTGCTGAAGGCGCATCAAAAATTTTCCTTCGCCCGGAAACGGCACAGGGTATTTTTGTAAACTACCTGAACGTGCAAAAAACCGGACGTATGAAAATTCCGTTTGGAATTGCCCAAATTGGTAAAGCTTTCCGTAACGAGATTGTAGCGCGTCAGTTTATTTTCCGTATGCGCGAATTCGAACAAATGGAAATGCAATTCTTTGTTCGTCCCGGCACCGAGCTCGACTGGTTCGAGAAATGGAAAACGACACGTATGAAATGGCACCGTTCCCTTGGTTTTGGCGACGAAAACTACCGTTTCCACGAGCACGAAAAACTGGCACATTATGCCAATGCCGCAGTTGACGTTGAATATAAATTCCCATTCGGATTTAAAGAGGTAGAAGGTATCCACTCGCGAACCGATTTCGACTTGTCGCAACACGAAAAATATTCTGGCAAAAAAATTCGCTACTACGATCCTGAACTGGGAGAATCATATGTACCATTTGTTGTTGAAACATCGATTGGTGTCGACCGCATGTTCCTGCAGGTAATTTCGGCAAGTTATTGCGAAGAACAAATGGAAAAAGATACACGTGTAGTACTGAAATTACCTCCGGTACTGGCACCGGTAAAACTGGCTGTTATGCCGCTGGTTAAAAAAGACGGTTTGCCTGAAAAAGCCCGCGAGATTATTGACGAGCTGAAATTTGATTTCAACTGTCAGTACGACGAAAAAGACTCGATCGGGAAACGTTATCGCCGTCAGGATGCCATTGGTACTCCATTCTGCGTAACTGTCGATCACCAAAGCAACGAAGATAATACGGTTACCATCCGCTATCGCGACA